From Echinicola soli, a single genomic window includes:
- a CDS encoding HlyD family secretion protein, with product MLNISENSINNYIKKKDFKVFKVLEDAKSFQFSKKTFMIISIVFLAAMFLPWTQNIQTDGYVTTRSPEQRPQSIQSVISGRLERWYVKEGDFVQKGDTLVFISDAKSEYFDPNLLERTEEQLNAKTQSADSYELKVDALRSQYQAVKEALDFKLRQLDNKILQAKNKVEMDSMDLVAFKTNFSIAENQLKRTTELHAKGLKSLTELQEKELKVQETRAKVSVQQNKLTNQRNELLNLDLQISSTEREYKDKLAKVQSDIQSALSSKLGTFADASKLRNQLRNYTERRERYFITAPQSGYITKTVTKGLGEMIKEGTDIMTIVPERYDLAVEVYVRPRDLPLVQQNEKVRLRFDGWPAIVISGWPEASTGIFSGKVVAMDRFISNNGYYRLLVTPDPEERKWPERLSIGTGARAFLLLNDVPLWYEVWRQLNGFPTDYYSEEKANPKSIKLKAPLKSVK from the coding sequence ATGCTGAATATTTCTGAAAATAGTATCAATAACTATATCAAAAAGAAGGACTTTAAGGTCTTCAAGGTATTGGAGGATGCCAAATCCTTTCAGTTTTCCAAGAAGACCTTTATGATCATATCCATCGTGTTTTTGGCCGCCATGTTCCTGCCATGGACCCAAAATATCCAAACCGATGGCTATGTCACCACACGGTCTCCAGAACAGCGCCCCCAATCCATCCAGTCAGTGATTTCCGGAAGACTGGAGCGCTGGTACGTAAAGGAAGGGGACTTTGTCCAGAAGGGCGATACCCTGGTATTTATCTCCGATGCCAAGAGTGAATATTTTGACCCGAACCTTTTGGAAAGGACCGAAGAGCAGCTGAATGCCAAGACGCAAAGTGCTGATTCCTACGAATTGAAAGTCGATGCGTTAAGGTCGCAGTACCAGGCAGTAAAAGAGGCACTTGACTTTAAGCTTAGGCAATTGGACAATAAGATCCTGCAGGCCAAAAATAAGGTGGAAATGGACAGTATGGATCTGGTAGCCTTTAAGACCAACTTTTCTATTGCCGAAAACCAATTGAAAAGGACTACCGAACTGCACGCCAAAGGACTTAAGTCGCTGACCGAATTACAGGAAAAAGAGTTAAAAGTGCAGGAAACAAGGGCAAAGGTGAGCGTCCAGCAAAACAAACTGACAAATCAGCGTAACGAGCTGCTCAACCTGGACCTTCAGATTTCGTCGACAGAGCGGGAATACAAGGACAAGCTTGCCAAGGTGCAGTCCGATATCCAGTCGGCCCTTTCTTCTAAACTGGGCACATTCGCCGATGCTTCCAAGCTGCGCAACCAACTGCGCAACTATACCGAAAGACGGGAGCGGTACTTTATCACTGCGCCGCAATCGGGCTATATTACCAAGACGGTGACCAAAGGCCTAGGGGAAATGATCAAAGAGGGAACCGATATCATGACCATCGTGCCGGAGCGGTATGATTTGGCCGTGGAAGTATATGTCAGGCCCCGGGACCTTCCCTTGGTGCAGCAGAATGAAAAAGTCCGCCTGCGCTTTGATGGTTGGCCAGCGATCGTCATCAGTGGCTGGCCGGAAGCTTCCACAGGGATTTTCTCCGGAAAAGTGGTGGCCATGGACCGCTTTATCAGCAATAACGGTTACTACAGACTGCTGGTGACCCCTGACCCTGAGGAACGCAAATGGCCGGAGCGGTTGAGTATCGGCACCGGGGCGCGGGCATTTCTGCTCCTCAACGATGTACCGCTTTGGTACGAGGTATGGAGAC
- a CDS encoding peptidase domain-containing ABC transporter, translated as MSTLSPVKRLWRLLKLYKPEIRQIYTYAVFIGVVNLSLPLGIQAIINFLQTGQLSSSWFILVIVVLLGIGVAGVLQVLQLRIVENIQQDIFARSAFEFAFRFPKMKAKEVDSIHAPELANRFFDTLTIQKGLPKILIDLSLSTFQIFFGLLLLSVYSLYFIGMGLVMILILYLLVKITGKIGLETSIEESKYKYRLVHWLEEIGRARRTFQMNDPTAFHLGKTDNITADYINSRESHFKVLLDQFKSFVGFKIFIAAGILVVGGLLVFNQQMNIGQFVAAEIVIILIINSVEKLLRVWDSVYDVLTAFDKIGFVTDLELQQNNGQEVLSPSSDCSLSLKKATFRHKDALDPVFSDLDLTIPERARAVLNSETGSGKSTLLQVIAGVQDLESGDVLLNDVSYSVLSRKSLHQKLGIVFASNQIFEASIRENILVGRQVPEKELLEVLRDLELEDYVKGLPKGLETIMDSGGRRTPRCVIQRIHLARAICHRPGLLLMEDPLANLPTAERVKLIEFLTDEQQPWTLVVISDDEEWLKRSTMTVKL; from the coding sequence ATGAGTACTTTATCCCCTGTGAAAAGGCTTTGGCGGCTTTTAAAACTATACAAGCCAGAAATAAGGCAGATTTATACCTATGCCGTTTTTATCGGTGTGGTCAACCTGTCCCTTCCACTGGGAATCCAGGCCATCATCAATTTTCTCCAGACCGGTCAATTATCATCTTCTTGGTTTATCCTGGTCATCGTGGTATTACTGGGGATTGGAGTGGCAGGAGTACTGCAAGTATTGCAGTTGCGCATTGTGGAGAATATCCAACAGGATATTTTTGCGCGGTCAGCTTTTGAATTTGCGTTTCGTTTCCCCAAAATGAAGGCCAAGGAGGTGGACAGCATCCATGCCCCGGAACTGGCCAATCGCTTTTTTGATACGCTGACCATCCAAAAAGGACTGCCCAAGATATTGATAGACCTGTCCCTTTCTACCTTCCAGATCTTTTTTGGGCTTTTGTTACTTTCCGTTTATAGCCTTTATTTCATTGGCATGGGACTGGTAATGATCCTGATCCTTTACCTGTTGGTCAAGATTACCGGTAAAATAGGATTGGAGACCAGTATCGAGGAAAGTAAGTACAAGTATCGCCTTGTCCACTGGCTGGAAGAAATAGGCCGGGCGAGAAGGACCTTTCAAATGAATGATCCTACCGCATTCCATCTTGGCAAGACCGATAACATTACAGCTGATTATATCAATAGCCGAGAGTCGCACTTTAAGGTATTGCTGGACCAGTTCAAGTCCTTTGTCGGATTTAAGATTTTCATTGCCGCAGGGATACTGGTGGTAGGCGGGCTGTTGGTATTCAACCAGCAGATGAATATTGGGCAGTTTGTCGCTGCCGAAATTGTCATCATCCTTATCATCAATTCGGTGGAAAAGCTCCTAAGGGTGTGGGACAGTGTATATGATGTACTGACCGCATTCGATAAAATTGGATTTGTGACCGATCTGGAGCTGCAGCAGAACAACGGCCAGGAAGTGTTGTCTCCCTCTTCGGATTGTTCCCTGTCGCTGAAAAAGGCAACGTTCAGGCACAAGGATGCGTTGGATCCGGTCTTTAGTGACCTGGACCTGACCATACCCGAGCGGGCCAGGGCAGTGCTCAACAGCGAAACGGGATCAGGAAAGTCCACATTGCTGCAGGTCATTGCCGGTGTGCAGGACCTGGAGTCGGGAGATGTCCTGTTAAATGATGTCTCCTACAGCGTGCTGAGCAGAAAAAGCCTGCACCAAAAGCTGGGGATTGTCTTTGCATCCAACCAGATATTTGAAGCGAGCATTCGGGAAAATATCCTGGTAGGTAGACAGGTGCCCGAGAAAGAACTGTTGGAAGTGCTTCGGGACCTGGAATTGGAGGATTATGTCAAGGGGCTGCCAAAAGGATTGGAGACGATCATGGATAGTGGCGGGAGGAGAACACCGCGGTGTGTCATCCAGAGAATACATTTGGCACGGGCGATATGCCATCGGCCAGGCCTGCTGTTAATGGAGGACCCGTTGGCCAATTTACCCACGGCTGAAAGGGTCAAACTGATCGAGTTCCTGACCGATGAACAGCAGCCATGGACCTTGGTCGTCATTAGTGACGATGAAGAATGGTTGAAAAGAAGTACAATGACCGTGAAGCTGTAA
- a CDS encoding IPT/TIG domain-containing protein produces MMEVNMKSVYRIPLLIMVLSAMAILGCDNDDVVPQSSLDPFLYTMAPVEGNARDVVTIQGRNFSRNREKNVVSFNGVSAKVLEASNSRLQVVVPEGKGPQTIEVSIDGVGADGALLEFIHVALPANYMVSTLAGNSDYGLVDGMGNAASFRNPEGVAVHPDGYLIVTDRTNNSIRQVSFDGSVTTVLGTGQRGYLDGPVAGALLDYPWKSCVDKDGNIYIADRDNHVVRKIDPRGAVSTVAGTGVAGFNDGAADQAQFDQPLDVAVSEEGVLYVADNRNHRIRRIDVDGTVSTVTGSEQGNQNGNLQDATFRYPSGLDIDGKGNIFVADRINHLIRKIDLNAGQVSTVAGDGSQGTRDGQLMNAQFNNPYGITVTDEGNLVIADLSNHKIRLIDEEKVLTIAGSVSGFLDGVGRTAQFYNPTDVTSHDGHIYVADLGNHRVRKIEQK; encoded by the coding sequence ATGATGGAGGTTAATATGAAAAGCGTGTATAGAATTCCATTATTGATCATGGTCCTGTCAGCCATGGCGATCCTTGGTTGTGACAATGATGATGTGGTACCACAGAGCAGCCTGGATCCCTTTCTGTATACCATGGCCCCAGTGGAAGGAAATGCCAGGGATGTGGTGACCATCCAAGGGAGGAATTTCAGCAGAAACAGGGAAAAGAATGTCGTATCCTTTAATGGGGTTTCAGCCAAAGTCTTGGAAGCGAGCAATAGTAGGCTTCAGGTGGTTGTTCCTGAAGGAAAGGGCCCGCAAACTATTGAAGTGAGCATAGATGGTGTAGGTGCCGATGGAGCGTTACTTGAATTTATCCATGTGGCACTTCCTGCCAATTATATGGTCTCGACGTTGGCAGGGAATAGTGATTACGGTTTGGTGGACGGAATGGGCAATGCAGCATCTTTCAGGAACCCTGAAGGAGTGGCCGTTCATCCTGATGGATACCTTATCGTAACCGACAGGACCAATAATAGCATTCGTCAGGTGTCATTTGATGGCTCGGTGACCACAGTATTGGGAACAGGGCAAAGGGGTTATTTGGATGGTCCGGTGGCAGGGGCGTTGTTGGATTATCCCTGGAAGTCCTGCGTGGACAAGGACGGCAACATTTATATTGCCGATCGTGATAACCACGTTGTCCGGAAAATCGATCCCCGGGGTGCGGTGAGCACAGTGGCCGGAACAGGGGTGGCGGGGTTTAATGATGGGGCAGCTGACCAGGCCCAGTTTGATCAACCACTGGATGTGGCGGTGTCCGAGGAAGGGGTGCTTTATGTAGCCGATAACCGTAACCACCGGATAAGGAGAATAGATGTAGATGGAACGGTCAGTACCGTGACAGGAAGCGAACAGGGAAATCAAAACGGAAACCTGCAGGATGCCACCTTCAGGTATCCTTCCGGATTGGACATCGATGGTAAAGGAAATATTTTCGTTGCCGACCGGATCAATCACCTGATCCGGAAAATCGATTTGAATGCAGGCCAGGTGAGCACGGTGGCAGGTGATGGCTCACAGGGAACCAGGGATGGCCAATTGATGAACGCCCAGTTTAACAATCCATATGGGATCACGGTTACCGATGAGGGGAATCTGGTCATAGCAGACCTGTCCAATCATAAAATTAGGCTGATCGATGAGGAGAAGGTCCTCACCATTGCCGGCTCTGTCAGCGGTTTCCTTGATGGGGTAGGGAGGACCGCACAGTTTTATAATCCTACCGATGTTACCAGCCATGATGGCCATATTTATGTTGCTGATCTTGGTAACCATAGGGTGAGGAAAATTGAACAAAAATAA
- a CDS encoding phosphodiester glycosidase family protein encodes MKKYINYYYTVLLASSLALMAASCKNDDTQPAVLDQERASITQRVKDSTDLVSEVFWDTTFTVAPGIQETDIHYLSMKGLSMRMFVFRIDLKEEGVELFPLTPYASSGFGMQPIPEMMEWVDVPGKKVVGGVNADFFNMDTGEPRGVVHLHGEAVKTTPMVGRSFFGVDENGRLVIEHADDYPEFQDGLFDALGAGDLLIKDYNLVPLVSEDIHPRTAVGITDSEEVYFMVVDGRQFDYSNGLSLSEVAEVFQALGVRDATNLDGGGSSTFVTLHSVEDVFHVRNRPSDGTPRPVANGWAILVNENE; translated from the coding sequence ATGAAAAAATATATCAATTACTATTATACCGTTCTTTTGGCCAGCTCATTGGCTTTGATGGCAGCCAGTTGTAAAAACGACGATACCCAACCTGCAGTGCTGGACCAAGAACGTGCATCCATCACCCAGCGGGTAAAGGACAGTACTGATTTGGTCAGTGAGGTTTTTTGGGACACGACCTTTACCGTGGCCCCGGGGATCCAGGAGACAGATATCCATTATTTGTCCATGAAGGGACTATCGATGCGTATGTTTGTATTTAGGATAGACCTAAAAGAGGAGGGCGTGGAACTGTTTCCGCTGACACCATATGCCAGTAGTGGCTTTGGCATGCAGCCGATTCCTGAAATGATGGAATGGGTAGATGTGCCCGGAAAAAAGGTCGTGGGTGGTGTCAATGCCGATTTTTTCAATATGGACACTGGAGAACCACGAGGTGTAGTTCATCTGCATGGGGAGGCTGTCAAGACGACCCCAATGGTAGGGAGGTCTTTCTTTGGCGTGGATGAAAATGGGAGATTGGTGATCGAACATGCTGATGATTATCCCGAGTTCCAAGACGGTTTGTTTGATGCCCTGGGAGCGGGGGATCTGCTTATCAAGGATTATAATTTGGTCCCCCTGGTGAGCGAGGATATTCACCCAAGAACAGCGGTGGGAATTACCGATTCTGAAGAGGTTTATTTCATGGTGGTGGACGGCCGTCAGTTTGATTATTCCAATGGACTGTCCCTGTCGGAAGTGGCTGAAGTATTCCAGGCTTTGGGGGTGCGTGATGCCACTAACCTCGATGGTGGAGGGTCTTCCACCTTTGTGACCTTACACAGTGTGGAAGACGTATTTCATGTGCGTAACCGCCCATCTGACGGGACACCTCGTCCAGTGGCAAATGGTTGGGCTATTTTGGTAAACGAAAACGAATAA
- a CDS encoding RagB/SusD family nutrient uptake outer membrane protein → MNTKILTLGLLVLLLASACGNQLDLYPRSAVSSESDLTEDDVEAFLIGVYQSVQNDPGREAYILADLVGGDLNSAGSTNGGGTNAFISNILRPEHGYVNSSWKGYYEALYQVNTLIANIKEMAPSVRVNQMNGTVHYFRAYIYYNLLVKFGGVPIIRENTQEKLPRNSTEEVWGFIEEDLSVAMEHAPDFNGELGGDFNYVSSQAAKALMARAKLGQGKMAEAATFAEELINLPYFNLDSFDEMFRRQDNSELIFAFVNLTIESSINLSTLFYTYAHPQSGSYVFKPNPWAMEMFTAADLRAEVSVDTYDGLDVVNKYPSGQTGTDQLNVSRLAEMYLISAEAQGLEGLDRLNELREARGLGPVSPSNEADYLDLVLEERRREFFAEGFRWVDLVRTGKAVEELGIQQRETLMPIPETELLLNEKLEQNPGY, encoded by the coding sequence ATGAATACTAAAATTTTGACCCTGGGCCTACTGGTTCTTTTACTTGCCAGCGCCTGCGGTAATCAGTTGGACCTTTATCCGCGATCGGCCGTTTCTTCGGAATCAGATCTTACCGAAGATGATGTGGAAGCTTTCCTGATCGGTGTGTACCAGTCCGTTCAGAATGATCCTGGACGTGAAGCTTATATTTTAGCCGACCTGGTGGGAGGAGACCTGAATTCAGCTGGGTCGACCAATGGTGGTGGTACCAATGCCTTTATCAGCAATATCCTCCGCCCAGAGCATGGTTATGTGAACAGTTCTTGGAAAGGGTACTACGAGGCACTCTATCAGGTAAACACCCTGATTGCCAATATCAAAGAAATGGCTCCTTCCGTTAGGGTGAATCAGATGAATGGGACGGTACACTACTTCCGGGCATATATTTATTACAACCTATTGGTCAAATTTGGAGGTGTACCGATTATCAGGGAAAATACCCAGGAAAAGCTGCCAAGAAATTCAACGGAGGAAGTCTGGGGATTTATTGAAGAGGACTTATCAGTGGCCATGGAACATGCCCCTGATTTTAATGGTGAACTGGGAGGAGACTTTAACTACGTTTCCAGTCAGGCGGCCAAGGCATTGATGGCCCGGGCAAAGCTTGGTCAGGGCAAAATGGCCGAGGCGGCTACATTTGCCGAAGAGCTGATCAATTTGCCTTATTTTAACTTGGACAGCTTTGATGAAATGTTCAGGAGGCAGGACAATAGCGAACTGATTTTCGCTTTTGTAAACCTCACCATTGAGTCCAGTATCAACCTGTCCACGCTATTTTATACCTATGCCCACCCCCAGAGTGGTTCCTACGTTTTCAAGCCCAACCCCTGGGCAATGGAAATGTTCACCGCCGCCGATTTACGTGCGGAGGTTTCGGTGGACACTTATGATGGTCTGGACGTGGTAAACAAGTATCCAAGCGGCCAGACCGGCACCGATCAACTCAATGTAAGCAGGCTGGCCGAGATGTACCTGATCAGTGCTGAAGCACAGGGACTCGAAGGACTCGATCGTCTCAATGAACTCCGTGAAGCTCGCGGGCTTGGACCTGTATCGCCTTCCAATGAAGCGGATTACCTCGACCTGGTTTTGGAAGAACGGCGAAGGGAATTTTTTGCAGAAGGGTTCAGATGGGTGGACTTGGTACGGACGGGGAAGGCCGTGGAAGAATTGGGCATACAGCAGCGTGAAACCCTGATGCCCATACCTGAGACAGAGTTGTTGTTAAACGAAAAACTGGAACAAAACCCGGGATACTAA
- a CDS encoding TonB-dependent receptor, with protein sequence MKWTLILCLSLVFQVTAKVHSQELTLKAQGLPLKEVMEMIESQSTYRFVFNDETVSQSNPVDVDVKSGSLETTLSKVFTNQPFTYQLVDTYIVVKPLTDGDPADITLTGRVISTDGEPLPGATVRVKGSSKGTVTDLDGRFALGGLAENAILVISFIGYDPQEIPVNGRSKIAVTLRPSENDLSEIVVIGYGQQDRKEVTSAISNFRPDEKNFRQVLGPDQMMQGRMPGVHVGAGAGTPGSNVRVSIRGIGSLSGQNEPLYVVDGIPLVNHNAALFDLGEGMNPLSELNPNDIESIEVLKDAASAAIYGSRATNGVVIITTKSGKEGQSSLNIQTNFGVQYLPNLDKVKMADSDLYLEVLNEARYNYNQQYGYTPGDGNFVEYQENPYPGLPDTDWLDLVLREAFVSNVNVSFSSGSKKTKLYISGGYLDQEGVIKTNDYKKYNAKVNVTHQAVNWLEIGTNTNLSFSRNHRVPNGTYGSSIFLRSMGQRPFDRPYKPNGEYYVGGTEELVYHNNLQIINEQNTKLDNYRMLGNAYADIIFSPSFHLKNTFGLDAIYTEDYLYYTDEHPYGAGQGRLLDERRMMTNGLIENTLYFDHTFGKFTVNALAGHSYQKVTTSINSIDGRGFPSPSFDVLSVASEIANASSGFGENALESYYSRANLSWEDKYLLSLSIRADGSSKFSPDKRYGSFPSVSAGWNASDEDFWKFPQTDLKLRASYGATGNQDGIGSYAYQALMSGGANYGGNSGLSISTYGNPNLTWETANQFDVGIDLGLWNGKANLSADYFIKNTENLLYNMPIHATSGFSSVTSNIGSMKNTGLELLVDYHHHFGELQWQSSFNISFIENELTSLLGDEPLLIGANRTLQVGEEVGSFYMYKMLGVFQTDEEVPETLYEQGVRAGDVHYEDVNGDGIINVDDRQIIGTSNPDFYGGWSNTFQYKGFDLSAFLTFSQGSEIYATWRITTDRLGNGRQGFREAPALERWTGPGTSNEVPRAIHGTGYNTYNSSRFLEDASFLRLRTLSLGYSLPQSILDKLQMSKLRIFVQGENLYLFSNYSGLDPEVSKNYDARYMADDNMNLPQPRTIRLGLNAAF encoded by the coding sequence ATGAAATGGACACTAATCTTATGCTTATCACTCGTCTTTCAGGTAACCGCCAAGGTCCATTCCCAGGAGTTGACCCTAAAGGCCCAAGGACTTCCCTTAAAAGAAGTGATGGAAATGATAGAATCACAATCCACCTACCGGTTTGTGTTCAATGATGAAACTGTAAGCCAATCCAATCCCGTGGATGTGGATGTAAAGAGCGGTTCCCTGGAAACGACGCTTTCTAAAGTCTTCACCAATCAACCCTTTACTTATCAGCTGGTGGACACCTATATTGTCGTCAAGCCCTTAACCGATGGTGATCCAGCAGATATTACACTAACCGGTAGGGTGATCAGTACAGATGGGGAGCCGCTGCCCGGTGCTACCGTTCGGGTAAAAGGGAGCTCCAAAGGGACGGTTACCGACTTGGACGGGAGGTTTGCACTCGGCGGGTTGGCAGAGAATGCCATTCTGGTAATTTCATTTATCGGGTATGATCCCCAAGAGATTCCTGTAAATGGCCGCAGTAAAATAGCGGTCACCCTTAGACCATCAGAAAACGACCTCTCCGAAATCGTGGTCATTGGCTATGGACAGCAGGACAGAAAGGAAGTGACCAGTGCCATTTCGAACTTCAGGCCAGATGAAAAGAACTTCAGACAGGTGCTGGGACCAGACCAGATGATGCAGGGAAGGATGCCGGGCGTCCATGTAGGGGCCGGCGCAGGCACACCAGGGAGCAATGTCCGCGTAAGTATTCGCGGAATCGGATCCTTAAGTGGTCAGAACGAGCCCCTTTATGTAGTTGATGGTATTCCTTTGGTGAACCATAACGCTGCGCTTTTTGACCTTGGTGAGGGCATGAACCCACTGTCCGAACTTAATCCCAATGACATCGAATCCATTGAAGTGCTCAAGGATGCCGCCTCTGCGGCCATCTATGGTTCACGTGCCACCAATGGTGTGGTCATCATCACCACCAAATCCGGTAAGGAAGGACAATCGAGCCTGAATATCCAGACAAACTTTGGTGTGCAGTATTTGCCCAATTTGGACAAAGTTAAAATGGCCGATTCGGATCTGTACTTGGAAGTATTGAACGAGGCCCGATATAATTATAACCAACAGTACGGCTACACGCCCGGGGACGGTAACTTTGTGGAATACCAGGAAAATCCATATCCCGGACTGCCGGATACCGATTGGCTGGACTTGGTGCTGAGGGAGGCCTTTGTTTCCAATGTCAATGTGTCGTTTTCCAGTGGAAGTAAAAAGACCAAACTTTACATCTCCGGTGGTTACCTGGACCAGGAGGGGGTAATCAAAACCAATGATTACAAAAAGTACAATGCCAAGGTCAATGTCACCCACCAAGCAGTAAACTGGCTGGAGATCGGGACCAATACCAACCTGAGCTTTTCGAGGAACCACCGCGTTCCAAACGGTACCTATGGATCATCTATTTTTCTTCGGAGCATGGGACAGCGGCCCTTTGACAGGCCCTACAAGCCCAACGGAGAGTATTATGTGGGGGGGACAGAAGAGTTGGTCTACCACAACAACCTGCAGATCATCAATGAGCAAAACACAAAGCTGGACAACTATAGGATGCTGGGAAATGCCTATGCGGACATCATCTTCAGCCCTTCTTTTCACCTGAAAAATACCTTTGGACTGGATGCCATTTATACCGAAGATTACCTGTACTACACCGATGAACATCCTTATGGGGCAGGACAAGGGCGTTTACTGGACGAACGCAGGATGATGACCAATGGATTGATCGAAAACACCCTGTATTTTGACCATACGTTTGGGAAGTTTACCGTAAATGCACTGGCGGGGCATTCCTACCAAAAAGTGACCACCAGCATCAATTCCATCGATGGCAGGGGATTTCCCTCACCCTCATTTGATGTGCTGTCAGTGGCCAGTGAGATTGCCAATGCATCCTCGGGGTTTGGAGAAAATGCCCTGGAGTCCTATTACAGCCGGGCCAACCTGAGCTGGGAGGACAAATACCTGCTTTCATTGTCTATTAGGGCGGATGGGTCTTCCAAATTTTCCCCGGATAAACGCTATGGCTCTTTCCCTTCTGTTTCTGCCGGTTGGAATGCCTCCGACGAGGATTTCTGGAAATTTCCCCAAACAGACCTTAAGCTGCGCGCAAGTTATGGCGCTACGGGCAATCAGGATGGCATCGGCAGCTATGCCTATCAGGCGCTGATGAGTGGTGGGGCCAATTATGGCGGAAACAGTGGCCTTTCCATTTCCACCTATGGCAATCCCAACCTTACCTGGGAGACGGCCAACCAGTTTGATGTGGGAATTGACCTGGGCCTATGGAACGGAAAGGCTAACCTTTCGGCAGATTACTTTATCAAAAACACCGAAAACCTGCTCTACAACATGCCCATTCATGCTACCAGTGGGTTCAGCAGCGTGACCAGTAATATCGGCTCAATGAAAAATACAGGGCTGGAATTATTAGTTGACTACCATCATCATTTTGGTGAATTGCAATGGCAGTCGAGCTTTAATATTTCCTTTATCGAAAATGAGCTTACTTCACTGCTCGGAGATGAGCCACTGCTGATCGGGGCCAACAGGACCTTGCAGGTGGGAGAAGAGGTAGGAAGTTTTTATATGTATAAAATGCTGGGTGTTTTCCAGACCGATGAGGAAGTTCCGGAAACTTTGTACGAGCAGGGAGTACGGGCAGGGGATGTCCATTATGAAGATGTCAACGGCGATGGGATCATCAATGTGGACGACCGCCAGATCATCGGTACTTCCAACCCGGACTTTTACGGCGGATGGTCCAATACCTTCCAGTATAAGGGCTTTGACCTCAGTGCATTCCTGACATTCTCCCAAGGGTCGGAGATTTATGCGACCTGGAGGATTACCACTGATAGACTGGGAAATGGAAGACAAGGCTTTCGGGAAGCACCTGCCCTGGAGCGGTGGACAGGACCGGGCACCAGCAATGAAGTGCCAAGGGCGATCCACGGAACAGGATACAATACCTATAATTCTTCCAGGTTTCTCGAAGATGCTTCCTTTCTGCGGTTGAGAACCTTGAGCTTGGGCTACTCCCTGCCCCAGTCCATTTTGGACAAACTTCAGATGAGCAAGCTCCGCATTTTTGTCCAGGGTGAAAACCTGTACCTGTTCAGTAACTATTCAGGATTGGATCCTGAGGTATCCAAAAATTACGATGCCCGCTATATGGCTGACGACAATATGAACCTGCCTCAGCCCAGAACGATCCGGTTGGGCCTGAATGCTGCTTTCTAG
- a CDS encoding FecR family protein, producing MNEQEYIHIYSQLILKSFKGTLSAVERDRLERWLSHSQENRAFYDRITQEQLLEEEMAFFSSIDSTGAFGKLKQHLPSSTKTENPGKKRWGRYAAVAAILAVLIFGWGIYGGWLPDMKPANQRTLASAEIGPGTDKAILVLPDGEEIMLDRAAEGTLKQDVGLTVAKRLNQVVFNVQKDFAVSDADMNRIFVPKGGKYQVVLADGTKVWLNSSSSLEFPSNFTGQSRMVTLRGEGYFEVAHNPEVPFIVQANDTEIKVLGTHFNINTYDNEPLTRTTLLEGSVKVSLGEHSKVISPGEQVLSDSGLPVKKIDMQQVVAWKDGLFMFKRTRLDDILRQLERWYAIKVSFDGEIPEKHFSGTISMDTNLSKVLGMLEMSGAIDFELNNGTVYVKNITH from the coding sequence ATGAACGAGCAAGAATACATCCATATATATTCTCAACTTATTCTAAAAAGCTTCAAAGGAACACTGAGCGCAGTGGAGCGTGACCGCTTGGAAAGGTGGCTTTCCCATAGCCAGGAGAACAGGGCCTTTTATGACCGTATTACTCAAGAGCAATTGTTGGAAGAAGAGATGGCGTTTTTTTCTTCAATAGACTCCACAGGAGCCTTTGGCAAGTTGAAGCAGCATCTTCCTTCCAGCACCAAGACGGAAAATCCAGGAAAAAAACGGTGGGGTCGCTATGCAGCAGTAGCAGCGATTTTAGCTGTTTTGATATTTGGATGGGGGATATATGGTGGTTGGTTGCCTGATATGAAGCCTGCCAATCAAAGAACGTTGGCTAGTGCAGAGATAGGGCCAGGGACGGACAAAGCCATTTTGGTACTCCCAGATGGAGAGGAAATCATGTTGGATAGGGCCGCAGAAGGAACCTTGAAGCAGGATGTTGGCCTCACTGTGGCCAAAAGGCTCAACCAGGTGGTTTTTAATGTCCAAAAGGATTTCGCTGTTTCCGATGCGGACATGAACAGGATTTTTGTGCCAAAAGGAGGTAAATACCAAGTGGTGTTGGCAGATGGTACAAAGGTTTGGCTAAACAGTTCCTCTTCTCTCGAGTTTCCGTCCAATTTTACAGGACAATCCAGAATGGTGACCCTCAGGGGAGAAGGTTATTTTGAAGTGGCCCATAATCCTGAAGTCCCCTTTATTGTCCAGGCCAATGACACAGAAATAAAAGTGCTGGGTACCCATTTTAACATCAATACTTATGACAATGAACCGCTGACCAGGACCACCCTGCTGGAGGGAAGCGTGAAGGTTTCCCTTGGGGAACATAGCAAAGTCATTTCACCCGGTGAACAAGTACTTTCCGATAGCGGATTACCGGTAAAGAAAATTGATATGCAGCAGGTGGTGGCCTGGAAGGATGGGCTATTTATGTTCAAGCGCACCAGGCTTGATGATATTTTAAGACAATTGGAACGGTGGTATGCCATCAAGGTCTCTTTTGATGGTGAGATCCCGGAAAAGCATTTCAGTGGTACCATCTCAATGGATACCAATTTATCCAAAGTCTTGGGGATGCTGGAAATGTCAGGAGCAATCGATTTTGAACTTAATAACGGAACGGTCTATGTAAAAAACATCACCCATTAA